Proteins encoded in a region of the Spirochaetota bacterium genome:
- a CDS encoding PBP1A family penicillin-binding protein, with amino-acid sequence MKEKIKIWLSKANDIVHIYIHDVRTWFYGILAVSIIGGLLFGYVVAQVHNCLGIDNLKRFQPSVPTKLYDVNGELIAELFQEKRDLVSFEELPKTLIKAFVATEDQDFYSHIGISPLAMARAMVKNILSFKIVQGGSTITQQLAKRLFTSGERTFTRKALELVLTLQIEKRFTKDEILEMYFNQIYLGHGCYGIASAAELFFNKEVRFLSLVEGSVLAALPSAPGRYSPFMNTRNAYYKNQDILNRMVDCGFLTKEKAEAVYASFWPHYVDAIKTEFPTKTAYSKIIDNAPFFTDYVRQILISRYGKDVVYNEGLQVYTTLNLKRQRAGEKYLVEGLIKQNEISTKANQYMSGAVDRGLFSVYQQLGLLFNLPRVIVKSDTETIFKKFMVDNLLDEMELVSLLCNADALHSDIEKFHIVTSGISTSLKVEGALIAVEPKTGYITTMIGGSEFAVSNQYNRAIQARRQPGSAFKPFVYGAGIESKLINAAMALPDAPIVDIDAQGSTWSPDNYEGEFSGMVHLRRALAASINVISVRIYDIIGADTIIDFASRVLKVPPTRFHPGPSLALGSSEITPFEMVTGYAIYANRGRDVIPFAIRYITDRDGNEIENIEEDIGNIIAAKEADGSIQIVPENVNYVMTSMLQSVAESGTPTEALRVVAKFDKKCAGKTGTTQNWTDAWFCGFTPDIAAVVWVGYDKPFMSLGRHQAGAAVAAPIWGHYMREVYNGMPDPQWPSMPKDVFYGATCKYSGCAPGPNCHELIGDLMIPGGTPRCVCNGVHYKMKSVFERYMEKEGLKYEE; translated from the coding sequence GTGAAAGAGAAGATAAAAATCTGGTTAAGTAAAGCTAATGATATAGTGCACATATATATTCATGATGTACGTACCTGGTTTTATGGTATACTTGCTGTTTCAATTATAGGTGGGTTGTTGTTTGGATATGTTGTAGCTCAGGTGCACAATTGTTTAGGGATTGATAATCTGAAACGGTTTCAGCCAAGTGTTCCAACAAAATTATATGATGTAAATGGTGAATTGATTGCAGAACTTTTCCAGGAAAAGCGTGATTTAGTTTCCTTTGAAGAACTTCCCAAAACGCTTATTAAAGCATTTGTTGCCACAGAGGATCAGGATTTTTACTCACATATCGGTATAAGCCCTTTGGCTATGGCACGTGCAATGGTTAAAAATATACTGTCTTTCAAGATAGTGCAGGGTGGCTCTACAATTACTCAACAGCTTGCAAAACGCCTCTTTACCTCAGGCGAAAGAACATTCACTCGAAAAGCACTTGAACTTGTATTGACATTGCAAATTGAAAAACGTTTTACAAAAGATGAAATCTTGGAAATGTATTTTAACCAGATTTATCTGGGTCATGGATGTTATGGCATTGCATCAGCTGCAGAATTATTTTTTAATAAAGAAGTACGTTTTTTGAGCCTTGTTGAAGGAAGTGTACTTGCTGCGTTGCCTTCTGCACCTGGCAGATATTCACCTTTCATGAATACACGAAATGCATACTATAAAAACCAGGATATTTTAAACAGGATGGTTGATTGTGGTTTTTTGACAAAGGAGAAAGCTGAAGCAGTTTATGCTTCATTTTGGCCACACTATGTTGATGCAATAAAAACAGAATTTCCAACAAAGACAGCATATTCAAAAATTATTGATAACGCACCTTTTTTTACCGATTACGTTCGTCAGATTTTAATTTCTCGTTATGGCAAGGATGTAGTATATAATGAGGGTCTTCAGGTATACACTACATTAAATCTTAAACGTCAGCGTGCAGGTGAAAAATATCTTGTAGAGGGGTTAATAAAGCAAAACGAAATATCAACAAAGGCAAACCAGTATATGTCTGGAGCTGTCGATAGGGGATTGTTTTCTGTATACCAGCAGTTAGGGCTACTTTTCAATCTGCCCAGAGTTATAGTGAAAAGTGATACTGAGACTATCTTTAAAAAATTTATGGTGGATAACCTTCTGGATGAAATGGAACTTGTATCATTACTATGCAATGCAGATGCTTTGCATAGTGATATAGAAAAATTTCATATAGTTACCAGCGGAATTTCAACATCATTAAAGGTTGAAGGAGCACTGATTGCTGTTGAGCCAAAGACTGGCTATATTACCACAATGATTGGCGGTTCTGAATTTGCAGTAAGCAATCAGTATAACAGGGCAATACAGGCACGACGTCAGCCTGGTTCAGCATTTAAACCTTTTGTGTATGGGGCTGGTATTGAATCAAAGTTAATAAATGCAGCAATGGCGTTACCTGATGCACCTATTGTGGATATTGATGCGCAGGGAAGTACCTGGAGTCCGGACAACTATGAAGGTGAATTCTCAGGAATGGTACATTTAAGAAGAGCTCTTGCAGCATCAATAAATGTTATTTCAGTGAGGATCTATGATATTATTGGTGCTGATACTATTATTGATTTTGCTTCAAGAGTATTGAAGGTTCCCCCAACACGGTTTCACCCTGGTCCTTCGCTTGCTTTAGGCAGCTCGGAAATTACTCCTTTTGAAATGGTAACTGGATATGCAATTTATGCTAACCGGGGCAGGGATGTTATTCCATTTGCAATACGGTATATTACAGACAGAGATGGCAATGAGATAGAAAACATTGAAGAAGATATTGGCAATATTATAGCTGCTAAAGAAGCTGATGGGTCTATACAGATAGTACCTGAGAATGTAAACTATGTGATGACGTCTATGCTGCAAAGTGTTGCTGAAAGTGGCACTCCTACAGAAGCGTTGCGTGTTGTAGCAAAATTTGATAAAAAATGTGCTGGAAAAACCGGAACCACTCAGAATTGGACTGATGCCTGGTTTTGCGGGTTTACACCTGATATTGCTGCAGTGGTTTGGGTTGGCTACGATAAGCCATTTATGTCATTGGGCAGGCATCAGGCTGGTGCAGCTGTGGCAGCCCCAATATGGGGCCACTATATGCGTGAAGTGTATAATGGTATGCCTGATCCGCAGTGGCCTTCCATGCCAAAGGATGTATTTTACGGTGCAACCTGCAAGTATTCTGGCTGTGCACCTGGCCCTAATTGCCATGAGCTTATTGGAGATTTAATGATCCCAGGTGGAACACCGCGGTGTGTGTGCAATGGCGTACATTACAAAATGAAATCTGTTTTTGAGCGGTACATGGAAAAGGAGGGTTTGAAATACGAAGAATAA
- a CDS encoding transcriptional regulator translates to MFKVGDKIVYPLHGVGIIEAIEKKVVLSKRNEFYIITIINSGMKVMIPTEKAESIGLRKVISKKDVTKVLNLLKQSDVDTEDDWKIRYQNNVDKIKSGSIFAVAEVARDLYKRGKDKELSIMERKLYENAYQLMIHEIALAKDIDVDEAGNLVSEALSS, encoded by the coding sequence ATGTTTAAAGTAGGTGATAAAATCGTATATCCTTTGCATGGTGTTGGCATTATAGAAGCTATTGAAAAAAAAGTAGTATTAAGTAAAAGGAATGAATTTTATATCATAACCATTATTAACAGTGGGATGAAAGTTATGATCCCCACTGAAAAAGCTGAGTCAATAGGTTTACGCAAGGTTATTTCTAAGAAGGATGTTACCAAGGTATTGAACCTGCTTAAGCAGTCCGATGTGGATACAGAAGATGACTGGAAAATACGGTATCAGAACAATGTTGATAAGATTAAAAGTGGTTCCATTTTTGCAGTGGCAGAAGTTGCACGGGATCTGTATAAGCGGGGTAAGGACAAGGAGCTTTCTATAATGGAACGAAAATTATACGAAAATGCCTACCAACTCATGATACATGAGATAGCCCTGGCAAAGGATATCGATGTTGATGAAGCCGGGAATTTAGTTTCGGAAGCACTATCCTCGTAA
- a CDS encoding PIN domain nuclease: protein MIAIIRTLFIITSALFSGLFFLQYSLQAAIIAALVASVAALVFIIAVEYISHTISTRMIIAALVGVFIGLIFAHLLVIAFVSIPLNLQPTTVQLISAIIYHIVGYASVLFFVINCDDIAIFDTIVPVKREEGRDGASYKILDTSVIIDGRISDICDTGFIEGILVIPNFVLNELQMIADSADSIKRNRGRRGLDILNKMQKDQRILVKISDVDFPEVNEVDAKLVKLAKLMNAKIITNDFNLNKVAEFHGVKVLNINQLSNALKPIVLPGEEMSVSLIKEGKDPNQAIGYLDDGTMVVVENGRSRLNSNVDVIVTSVLQTTAGRMIFARIKED, encoded by the coding sequence ATGATAGCTATTATACGGACGCTATTTATTATTACGTCGGCACTATTCTCAGGGTTGTTTTTTCTTCAGTATTCATTACAGGCAGCAATCATTGCCGCACTTGTAGCATCTGTGGCAGCGCTGGTATTTATTATTGCAGTTGAGTATATTTCACATACCATTTCAACCCGAATGATTATAGCTGCACTGGTTGGAGTATTCATAGGACTGATATTTGCCCATCTTTTGGTTATAGCATTTGTTTCAATTCCACTCAACTTACAGCCAACCACTGTTCAACTCATCAGTGCAATCATTTACCATATAGTTGGGTATGCAAGCGTATTGTTCTTTGTTATTAATTGTGATGACATTGCAATTTTTGATACGATAGTTCCTGTTAAACGGGAGGAAGGCCGTGATGGTGCTTCGTATAAAATACTTGATACCAGCGTAATCATTGACGGAAGGATATCTGATATATGCGATACTGGATTTATTGAAGGCATTTTAGTTATCCCTAACTTTGTATTGAATGAACTGCAAATGATAGCCGATTCAGCTGATTCAATCAAACGGAATAGGGGGCGAAGGGGCCTTGATATTTTAAACAAGATGCAGAAAGATCAGCGTATTCTAGTTAAGATTTCGGATGTTGATTTTCCCGAAGTTAATGAGGTAGATGCTAAATTAGTCAAACTGGCAAAGCTCATGAATGCAAAAATTATTACCAATGATTTCAATCTCAATAAAGTTGCTGAATTCCACGGAGTAAAGGTACTCAATATAAATCAACTTTCCAATGCACTCAAGCCTATAGTACTGCCAGGCGAAGAGATGTCGGTTTCCCTTATTAAGGAAGGGAAGGACCCCAATCAGGCAATAGGTTACCTGGATGATGGCACTATGGTTGTTGTGGAAAATGGTAGGTCACGGCTTAATTCCAATGTTGATGTAATTGTAACATCGGTTTTACAGACAACAGCAGGGAGAATGATATTTGCCAGGATCAAAGAAGACTGA
- a CDS encoding flavodoxin family protein, whose translation MPGSKKTDAQIVALCGSPHRNGNTATILKLLFNELSGIKKKIYSAYELYVNPCTGCGFCSREFGCIFNDGMNEIYKAIHHSRILIIASPLYFSHLPSPLKSIIDRCQVFWEYYNRGNKPMHNQYGFALLIGGGDYSNMFVPSVITLRHFFNSLNYRFDEKKYLLLPAINSKKDIKNDDISTRISILANYIKELL comes from the coding sequence TTGCCAGGATCAAAGAAGACTGATGCTCAAATTGTTGCGTTGTGCGGAAGTCCGCATAGAAATGGCAATACTGCTACAATTCTCAAATTGCTTTTTAATGAGCTATCGGGTATAAAAAAAAAGATTTATAGTGCGTATGAACTGTATGTAAACCCCTGTACTGGATGCGGGTTTTGCAGCAGGGAATTTGGATGTATATTTAATGATGGGATGAATGAAATATACAAAGCAATACATCATTCACGCATACTCATCATTGCTTCGCCATTATACTTTTCACACCTGCCTTCACCATTAAAGTCCATAATTGACCGCTGTCAGGTTTTCTGGGAATACTATAACCGGGGCAATAAGCCTATGCACAATCAGTATGGTTTTGCACTGCTTATTGGTGGTGGGGATTATAGCAATATGTTTGTGCCATCTGTGATTACATTGCGACATTTTTTTAATTCACTTAACTATCGCTTTGATGAAAAAAAGTACCTGCTATTGCCCGCTATAAATAGCAAAAAAGATATAAAAAATGACGATATTAGTACAAGAATTAGTATTTTGGCCAATTATATAAAAGAACTGCTCTGA